From the Clostridiales bacterium FE2011 genome, one window contains:
- a CDS encoding ABC transporter substrate-binding protein translates to MKKIVALLLALTVLAMASMAMAEGKVMLYSSMQEAQLQAIEQAFEAKYPDVDMEYYYAGGGKLVTKMTTEAQDNGQIASDLVWLGDPSDYEAFKANGWLQPYVSPETDHIAKEYMDPDGYYTAGRLVTMGVAWNIGLVDEADAPQTWNDFLDPKWQGQIIMTDPSQASTTKYWMAAMMQNPKYGEDYFKALKANGVELESGTTATHNRVADASYEVGICLDYVSANLIAEGSPMAFHYTTEDVITMTSPIAMIKGCANEDNAKLLMDFILSKEGQEVLVANNLVSVRDDVEMQVDTSAIAAINMEVDYNDLGANLQTYLDNFNKIFDK, encoded by the coding sequence ATGAAGAAAATCGTCGCTCTACTGCTTGCCCTGACTGTGCTTGCTATGGCTTCCATGGCGATGGCAGAAGGAAAGGTTATGCTCTATTCTTCCATGCAGGAAGCGCAGCTGCAGGCCATTGAACAGGCATTTGAAGCCAAATATCCCGATGTGGATATGGAATACTATTATGCCGGCGGCGGTAAGCTGGTTACCAAGATGACCACTGAAGCCCAGGATAACGGCCAGATTGCCAGCGACCTCGTGTGGCTGGGCGACCCGTCCGACTATGAAGCTTTCAAGGCCAATGGCTGGCTGCAGCCCTACGTATCTCCTGAAACGGATCACATTGCCAAGGAATATATGGATCCCGATGGATACTACACCGCCGGCCGTCTTGTGACCATGGGCGTGGCCTGGAATATCGGCCTGGTGGATGAAGCGGATGCTCCCCAGACCTGGAATGATTTCCTGGATCCCAAGTGGCAGGGCCAGATTATCATGACCGACCCGTCTCAGGCTTCCACCACCAAGTACTGGATGGCTGCCATGATGCAGAATCCCAAGTACGGTGAAGATTACTTTAAAGCCTTGAAGGCCAACGGCGTGGAACTGGAGAGCGGCACTACCGCCACTCACAACCGCGTGGCTGATGCTTCCTACGAAGTGGGTATCTGCCTGGACTATGTGTCCGCAAACCTGATTGCTGAAGGTTCTCCCATGGCATTCCACTACACCACAGAAGACGTTATCACCATGACCAGCCCCATTGCTATGATCAAGGGCTGCGCAAACGAGGATAACGCCAAACTGCTGATGGACTTTATCCTTTCCAAGGAAGGACAGGAAGTGCTGGTAGCCAACAACCTGGTTTCTGTCCGTGACGACGTGGAGATGCAAGTGGATACTTCCGCTATTGCCGCCATTAACATGGAAGTTGATTACAACGACCTGGGAGCAAACCTGCAGACTTACCTGGACAACTTCAACAAGATCTTCGATAAGTAA
- a CDS encoding GNAT family N-acetyltransferase, whose translation MRIETERLIITEFTPDMAQAVHENSLDEDNRRFVPDEVFETVEEARETIEFLMGQYGRTDGPLVYPVLTIVGVKNIGYVQMAPVGDGIWEIGYHIAKQYTGNGYATEAVNAFLPVIVELIGIDNVYGICLSDNIASKHVLKKCGFEPVFEGVSDYQGEQREVFRSLWKRS comes from the coding sequence ATGAGAATTGAAACGGAAAGACTGATCATTACCGAATTCACCCCGGACATGGCACAGGCTGTCCATGAAAACTCCCTTGACGAAGACAACCGGAGATTCGTTCCGGATGAAGTGTTTGAAACTGTTGAGGAAGCCCGTGAAACCATTGAATTCCTCATGGGGCAGTATGGCCGGACTGACGGCCCCCTGGTATACCCGGTCCTGACAATAGTCGGCGTTAAAAACATCGGATATGTCCAGATGGCCCCCGTCGGAGACGGGATCTGGGAAATCGGCTATCACATCGCGAAGCAGTATACCGGCAACGGTTATGCCACAGAAGCTGTCAACGCTTTCCTGCCCGTCATTGTTGAATTGATCGGTATTGATAATGTGTATGGAATCTGCCTCAGTGACAATATCGCCTCAAAGCACGTCCTGAAAAAATGCGGATTCGAGCCGGTGTTTGAAGGCGTCAGCGACTACCAGGGGGAACAGCGGGAGGTATTCCGGAGCCTCTGGAAAAGATCCTGA
- a CDS encoding AraC family transcriptional regulator, with product MEWIAAMQQAITYMEEHLLEEINYEDVAKHVHTSCYEFHRAFSFLTGITANAYIRNRRLSLAAREIVETNASITDIALKYGYETPESFTKAFARFHGIAPSFARQKSAKLVLFNPLTIKLTVEGGKSMDYRIVQTEQQKFIAMVRSFPIEIINDDDNHDVADFWEECNQKNLIGPMCGLRPDGKRDLYGLCTPTKEGKDTFEYGIGVLLDKETAPFDLAEMEKAGYSLWDVKPGTYVVFDCIGEDGDCITETWSKFYKEFLPQMGYESSEETDYEIYYEKGRPGLFCELWIPVKKK from the coding sequence ATGGAGTGGATCGCGGCAATGCAGCAGGCAATCACTTACATGGAAGAGCATCTGCTGGAAGAAATCAACTATGAAGACGTGGCGAAGCATGTGCACACTTCGTGTTATGAGTTTCATAGGGCTTTCAGCTTCCTGACTGGAATCACTGCCAACGCGTATATCCGTAACCGCAGGTTGTCCCTGGCAGCTCGTGAAATCGTTGAAACCAATGCTTCCATCACAGACATTGCACTGAAATACGGATACGAAACGCCGGAAAGCTTCACCAAAGCCTTTGCAAGGTTCCATGGAATAGCTCCCAGTTTTGCCAGGCAGAAATCCGCAAAGCTCGTACTTTTCAACCCTCTGACAATCAAATTGACAGTGGAAGGCGGTAAAAGTATGGACTACAGAATCGTTCAGACAGAGCAGCAGAAGTTTATTGCCATGGTTCGGAGTTTCCCGATTGAGATCATCAATGACGATGACAACCACGATGTTGCTGATTTCTGGGAAGAATGCAATCAGAAGAACCTGATCGGCCCGATGTGCGGCCTGCGTCCGGATGGCAAACGGGACCTGTACGGCCTCTGCACCCCGACAAAAGAAGGCAAGGATACGTTTGAGTATGGAATCGGCGTCCTGCTCGACAAGGAGACGGCTCCGTTTGACCTTGCGGAAATGGAAAAAGCGGGATATAGCCTCTGGGATGTGAAGCCGGGAACCTATGTGGTCTTTGACTGCATCGGAGAGGACGGAGACTGCATCACCGAAACCTGGTCAAAATTCTACAAGGAATTCCTGCCCCAGATGGGCTATGAATCCTCCGAAGAAACTGATTATGAAATCTATTATGAAAAAGGCAGGCCCGGCCTCTTCTGTGAGCTGTGGATCCCGGTAAAGAAAAAGTAA
- a CDS encoding VOC family protein gives MSQKQAVEGLSHIAIRTRDILESVRYYTETLGLPEAFRMHGEDGSLATVYIFLAPGQYLELFANGRKETAADSESIGFCHLCLMTHDIQRSYETVRAKGGPLDSEIRRGLSRCLMFWTHDPDGTQIEIMEMPPESLQAQADKRLSGSKE, from the coding sequence ATGAGTCAGAAACAGGCGGTAGAGGGCCTGTCCCATATTGCGATCCGCACCCGCGATATCCTGGAAAGCGTCCGGTATTACACGGAGACGCTCGGTCTGCCGGAAGCCTTCCGCATGCACGGGGAAGACGGTTCCCTGGCTACGGTATATATTTTCCTGGCGCCCGGGCAGTATCTGGAGCTGTTCGCCAACGGGCGGAAAGAAACAGCAGCTGATTCGGAGTCAATCGGCTTTTGCCATCTATGCCTGATGACCCATGATATCCAGCGTTCCTATGAAACCGTCCGGGCAAAGGGCGGGCCATTGGATTCGGAGATCCGCCGCGGCCTGTCCCGGTGTCTGATGTTCTGGACCCATGATCCGGACGGTACACAGATCGAAATTATGGAGATGCCGCCGGAATCCCTCCAGGCTCAGGCGGACAAACGTCTTTCCGGTTCAAAGGAGTAA
- the cysK gene encoding cysteine synthase A, which produces MNTYDRITDLIGGTPLLKLTNYNRLNSLGATVYGKLEYFNPAGSVKDRIAKAMIDDAETKGILKPDSVIIEPTSGNTGIGLAAVASARGYRIILTMPETMSIERRNLLKAYGAELVLTEGAKGMKGAIEKAHEIAAETPHSFIPSQFTNIANPKAHYDTTGPEIWEDTDGKVDIFVAGIGTGGTISGVGQYLKEQNPNVKVVAVEPAGSPVLSKGASGPHKIQGIGAGFVPDTLDTGVYDEIITVENEDAFETGRTLARKEGLLVGISSGAAVWAATELAKRPENKGKIIVALLPDTGERYLSTPMFSD; this is translated from the coding sequence ATGAATACCTACGACAGAATTACCGACCTGATCGGGGGAACCCCGCTTTTAAAGCTTACGAACTATAACCGGCTGAATTCACTCGGCGCAACGGTCTACGGAAAGCTGGAATACTTCAATCCCGCCGGCAGCGTAAAAGACCGGATTGCGAAAGCAATGATCGACGATGCGGAAACCAAGGGGATTCTTAAGCCCGATTCCGTTATCATTGAGCCCACCAGCGGGAACACCGGCATTGGCCTGGCTGCTGTCGCGTCGGCCCGCGGTTACCGGATTATCCTGACCATGCCTGAAACCATGAGCATTGAGCGCCGCAATCTTCTGAAGGCATACGGTGCCGAGCTTGTGCTGACAGAGGGTGCCAAGGGAATGAAGGGCGCAATTGAAAAAGCCCACGAAATCGCAGCCGAAACACCGCACAGCTTCATCCCCAGCCAGTTTACAAACATCGCCAACCCGAAGGCGCACTATGATACAACCGGTCCGGAAATCTGGGAAGATACAGACGGCAAGGTCGATATCTTCGTCGCAGGAATCGGTACGGGCGGTACCATTTCCGGTGTCGGCCAGTACCTGAAGGAACAGAATCCCAATGTCAAAGTTGTCGCGGTTGAGCCCGCAGGTTCGCCGGTGCTTTCCAAGGGAGCCTCCGGACCGCACAAGATTCAGGGAATCGGCGCAGGCTTTGTACCGGACACCCTCGATACCGGAGTCTATGATGAAATCATCACGGTAGAAAACGAGGATGCTTTTGAAACCGGCAGAACCCTGGCCAGGAAGGAAGGCCTGCTGGTCGGTATCTCTTCCGGCGCCGCGGTCTGGGCCGCAACTGAACTGGCAAAGCGTCCGGAAAACAAGGGCAAAATCATCGTTGCCCTGCTGCCGGATACCGGTGAGCGCTATCTGTCCACTCCCATGTTCTCCGATTAA
- a CDS encoding ABC transporter ATP-binding protein, with amino-acid sequence MGNIVAVDDFNLRVHEGECFSFLGPSGCGKSTTLRMIAGFEDLTEGEIELCGRLVSSSKKNLYVPPEERGLGMVFQAFAVWPHMNVFENVAFPLRIQKLNKTDIVRRVNEALHHTSLTGLEKAWPGDLSGGQQQRIALARAIVTNPKVMLLDEPLSNLDPKLRETMRFEIKALQRKFNFTIIFVTHDQSEAMAISDRMMVCDMGKIMQIDTPENLYNKPCNRFVHNFLGESTFINVVIQDGKAYPKGHMDQPLNLTVPADAAEEMVVATRPNEIALTGPDDDGFATHVEKRIFLTDRTEYLVPVGDQLLKVQTPHRVTFAQGEACSVHLVEPMWYPADDEAAEKERARRQLV; translated from the coding sequence CTGGGCAATATCGTGGCTGTGGATGATTTCAACCTGCGGGTGCACGAAGGTGAATGCTTCTCCTTCCTGGGCCCCTCCGGCTGCGGCAAATCAACCACCCTGCGCATGATTGCCGGATTTGAGGATCTGACAGAAGGTGAGATCGAACTGTGCGGCAGGTTGGTATCTTCCAGCAAAAAGAATCTGTATGTTCCACCGGAAGAACGGGGACTAGGTATGGTATTCCAGGCCTTTGCGGTCTGGCCGCATATGAATGTTTTTGAGAACGTAGCCTTTCCACTGCGCATCCAGAAACTGAACAAGACGGATATCGTCCGCCGGGTGAATGAAGCGCTGCATCATACCAGCCTGACGGGGCTGGAAAAAGCTTGGCCGGGCGACCTGTCCGGCGGCCAGCAGCAGCGTATCGCCCTAGCCCGGGCGATTGTCACAAATCCCAAGGTTATGTTGCTGGATGAGCCCCTGTCGAATCTGGACCCCAAACTGCGGGAAACCATGCGCTTTGAAATCAAAGCCCTGCAGCGGAAGTTCAACTTCACCATTATCTTCGTAACCCACGACCAGTCTGAAGCCATGGCGATCTCGGACCGGATGATGGTGTGTGATATGGGTAAAATCATGCAGATTGATACTCCGGAAAACCTGTACAATAAACCCTGCAACCGATTCGTTCATAACTTCCTGGGTGAGAGTACCTTTATCAATGTGGTTATCCAGGACGGCAAGGCTTATCCTAAAGGCCATATGGATCAGCCCCTGAATCTTACCGTGCCTGCTGATGCGGCCGAGGAAATGGTGGTGGCCACTCGTCCCAATGAGATTGCCCTGACAGGTCCGGATGATGACGGTTTTGCGACCCATGTTGAAAAACGTATTTTCCTGACAGACCGCACGGAATACCTTGTGCCTGTGGGCGACCAGCTGCTGAAGGTACAGACACCCCATCGCGTTACCTTTGCCCAGGGCGAGGCATGCAGCGTCCATCTGGTGGAGCCTATGTGGTATCCGGCGGATGACGAAGCCGCGGAAAAGGAACGTGCCCGTAGACAGCTTGTGTAA
- a CDS encoding family 78 glycoside hydrolase catalytic domain — protein sequence MLIQNASWITMKDAASTVVPVFRRRFSCGRPICSATLEVTCDGVYEAVLNGKRVGNFILAPGWTEYRKRLQVQAYDIRDLLARENTLEITVANGWYRRTNAPWTGTHNPDEFLPAMLIAALRVVTEDGEETVILTDEAWEVSESTVTLSGIFIGEDVDMTRVPAFRPAQVCDYPKSILIPQEGPEVHEQEIVYPRSSFRTPKGEWVIDFGQNLTGYMAFELDARAGEKLSISTAEVLDRDGNFYTANYRSARSQLHYICREGYQSYKPRFTFFGFRYLRIDEAPEGFDADQIHAVVLHSEMKRTGWLDSSDPTLNQLFSNILWSQKGNYLDIPTDCPQRDERYGWTGDSQIFCRAATLQYDVRQFFRKWLADVRAAQHENGWVPDVVPSLTAYKPGGSAWSDAVTIIPWQLYQTYGEVSFLADMYNAMEKWIAYIPTVSTAKDLCTGVWTYGDWLALDAPEDYQPKDMEDSKRGYSDDDLVCSAFYANSVAIVIRTGRLLGRDVSEYEELHEQIVRAYRERFGGRLNTQTEKVLTLHFNLAEDPQALSDSLAEQVRDCGMKLQTGLVGTPYLLHELSRYGHADIAWSLLLRKEYPGWLYPISKGATTMWEHWDGIKPDGSFWSDDMNSYNHYAYGSVADWVFGVACGIQPAEPGYARARIAPQPDPRLNSLCAVLDTVHGRIRSAWKHTEQGIRYEIDTPVPTEIILNGKSRTVGKGRYLF from the coding sequence ATGCTGATTCAGAACGCATCCTGGATTACCATGAAAGACGCGGCGTCCACCGTGGTGCCGGTGTTCCGCAGACGTTTTTCCTGCGGCCGGCCCATCTGCTCCGCAACGCTGGAAGTGACCTGTGACGGCGTCTATGAGGCTGTGCTGAACGGGAAACGGGTGGGGAACTTCATCCTGGCGCCCGGCTGGACGGAATACCGCAAGCGCCTGCAGGTCCAGGCCTATGATATCCGGGATCTGCTGGCGCGGGAAAACACGCTGGAGATCACCGTGGCCAACGGCTGGTACCGCCGGACAAACGCGCCCTGGACCGGGACGCACAATCCGGATGAGTTCCTTCCGGCCATGCTGATCGCCGCCCTGCGGGTGGTGACGGAGGACGGCGAGGAGACCGTTATCCTCACCGACGAGGCATGGGAGGTTTCCGAAAGTACCGTCACGCTCAGCGGCATCTTCATCGGCGAAGATGTTGATATGACCCGTGTGCCGGCGTTCCGCCCCGCGCAGGTCTGCGATTATCCGAAATCCATCCTGATTCCGCAGGAGGGGCCGGAGGTTCATGAGCAGGAGATTGTGTATCCCCGCTCCTCTTTCCGGACGCCGAAGGGAGAATGGGTCATTGACTTCGGCCAGAATCTGACCGGGTATATGGCCTTTGAGCTGGACGCCCGTGCCGGGGAAAAACTGTCTATATCCACGGCGGAGGTGCTGGACAGGGACGGCAATTTCTATACCGCCAATTACCGTTCCGCCCGCAGCCAGCTGCATTATATCTGCCGGGAAGGATACCAGAGCTATAAACCCCGGTTTACCTTCTTCGGCTTCCGGTATCTGCGGATTGATGAAGCCCCGGAAGGGTTTGACGCCGATCAGATCCATGCGGTGGTGCTTCACTCGGAAATGAAGCGTACCGGCTGGCTGGACAGCAGCGACCCGACGCTGAACCAGCTGTTCAGCAATATCCTCTGGAGCCAGAAGGGCAATTACCTGGATATCCCGACGGACTGTCCCCAGCGGGACGAACGGTACGGCTGGACAGGCGACAGCCAGATTTTCTGCCGGGCGGCCACCCTGCAGTATGACGTGCGGCAGTTCTTCCGCAAATGGCTGGCGGACGTGCGGGCCGCGCAGCATGAGAACGGGTGGGTGCCGGACGTGGTGCCCAGCCTGACGGCCTACAAGCCCGGCGGCAGCGCCTGGTCCGACGCGGTGACCATTATTCCCTGGCAGCTGTACCAGACCTACGGGGAGGTTTCCTTCCTGGCGGATATGTATAACGCCATGGAAAAATGGATTGCCTATATCCCCACGGTTTCCACCGCCAAAGACCTGTGTACCGGCGTCTGGACCTACGGCGACTGGCTGGCGCTGGACGCGCCGGAGGATTACCAGCCCAAGGATATGGAGGATTCCAAACGCGGCTACAGCGACGACGACCTGGTCTGCAGCGCGTTCTATGCCAACTCGGTGGCTATCGTCATCCGGACCGGCCGGCTGCTGGGGCGGGACGTGAGCGAATATGAGGAGCTGCATGAACAGATTGTCCGCGCATACCGGGAACGGTTCGGCGGCCGCCTGAACACCCAGACGGAAAAGGTGCTCACGTTGCATTTCAACCTGGCGGAGGATCCGCAGGCGCTCTCGGACAGCCTGGCGGAGCAGGTCAGGGACTGCGGCATGAAGCTGCAGACCGGCCTGGTCGGCACCCCGTACCTGCTGCATGAGCTGAGCCGGTACGGCCATGCGGATATCGCCTGGTCCCTGCTCCTGCGCAAGGAGTATCCCGGCTGGCTTTATCCCATCTCAAAGGGCGCCACGACCATGTGGGAACACTGGGACGGCATCAAGCCGGACGGTTCCTTCTGGTCGGATGATATGAACTCCTATAACCATTATGCCTACGGTTCCGTGGCCGACTGGGTGTTCGGGGTGGCCTGCGGCATCCAGCCGGCGGAGCCGGGGTATGCCCGGGCCCGGATCGCGCCGCAGCCGGATCCGCGGCTGAACAGCCTTTGCGCGGTGCTGGACACCGTGCACGGCCGGATCCGCTCCGCCTGGAAACATACGGAACAGGGGATCAGATACGAGATAGATACCCCGGTTCCGACGGAAATCATCCTGAACGGAAAGTCCAGAACGGTCGGAAAAGGACGCTACCTGTTCTGA
- a CDS encoding ribokinase: protein MRILNFGSLNLDYVYQVDHFVQPGETLSALSRAVKAGGKGLNQSVALSRAGAAVCHAGCYGADGAVLKDLLEENGVDTAFLLPVPEAQGHTVIQVSPEGENCILLYGGSNRCIPEEHIRRVLGSFSRGDWLVLQNEINDLPLIVELASARGLQIVLNPSPYNRALDRVDFGVLDWLLVNEIEAEQITGETEPEKVWETLHRQYGRLSLLLTLGKEGSMAWRVKDGTVETHREAAVSVRAVDTTAAGDTYTGYFLAGLAEGLPLQECMKRASRAAAISVTRPGAAESIPWKKELNENR from the coding sequence ATGAGAATCCTGAACTTCGGTTCCCTGAACCTGGACTACGTATATCAGGTGGATCATTTTGTGCAGCCCGGCGAAACCCTGTCCGCCCTGTCCCGGGCGGTCAAGGCCGGCGGAAAAGGCCTGAACCAGTCCGTCGCCCTGTCCCGGGCCGGCGCCGCGGTCTGCCATGCCGGCTGTTACGGCGCGGACGGCGCGGTGCTGAAAGACCTGCTGGAGGAAAACGGGGTGGATACGGCGTTCCTGCTTCCGGTTCCGGAAGCCCAGGGGCATACCGTCATCCAGGTCAGTCCGGAGGGGGAAAACTGCATCCTGCTTTACGGCGGGTCCAACCGGTGTATACCGGAAGAGCATATCCGCCGGGTTCTCGGCTCCTTCAGCCGGGGAGACTGGCTGGTCCTGCAGAATGAAATCAACGATCTTCCCCTGATCGTGGAGCTTGCCTCCGCGCGGGGCCTGCAGATCGTGCTGAATCCTTCGCCGTACAACCGGGCGCTGGACAGGGTGGACTTCGGGGTGCTGGACTGGCTGCTGGTAAATGAAATTGAAGCGGAACAGATTACCGGGGAAACGGAACCGGAAAAGGTCTGGGAAACGCTTCACCGGCAGTACGGCCGCCTGTCGCTGCTGCTCACCCTTGGAAAAGAGGGCAGCATGGCCTGGCGGGTCAAAGACGGTACAGTTGAAACCCACCGGGAAGCCGCCGTCAGCGTCCGGGCAGTGGACACCACCGCCGCCGGCGATACCTATACGGGATATTTTCTGGCCGGGCTGGCGGAGGGCCTGCCCCTGCAGGAATGCATGAAGCGGGCCAGCCGGGCCGCGGCGATATCCGTCACCCGTCCCGGCGCGGCGGAATCCATTCCCTGGAAAAAGGAACTGAACGAAAACAGATAA
- a CDS encoding iron ABC transporter permease, translating into MRRYGSHVSAELAAVDGRKRLNMDKVMTVVCFILLLIIVVIPIVMIIYNAFFNEGKPEIDMFVEQVTDGKNLEAMWNTLKIAVFATILGTIMGVFYAWLLGRSDIPAKGLMRALFNIPYMFPPFLGAMAWDMMFNGRSGYINKWLRDLFHLSGMPININSVWGIVFVEVSYYFPFVFMQVVSALERMDPTLEESARIAGAKQRQVIWKITLPLVKPAISAGALLILTTSLAHFGVPSILGYAKGIYTLPTRIYAVIYNSGGSFDGIRQGAALSVMLVVVVAIALILQNKILSSGNYDIIKGKSMRPTLIKLRGAKVPLFLLAILTLILIVIVPLVMIVLVSFLKAYGLPIAFENFTFAQYVKVFTANGTIAAIRNSLFVSITAGIICMFLGTLVAYVVQKIRPKGKGILEVTSMLPYAIPGTVLSIGVILAWSGRIAGINLYNTIWIILVAYLARYLSFSMKTSSAALLQVHSSLEEAARVCGASHTEGLADITLPLIRPAMVSGFFLIFLPAMREVTTSILLYGPYTRTLGVQIYSLRDAGMIPQAAALATVAIGIIIILNTIVTKITKDRKGV; encoded by the coding sequence ATGAGACGCTACGGCAGTCATGTCAGCGCAGAGCTGGCAGCCGTGGACGGACGGAAACGGCTGAACATGGATAAGGTCATGACGGTGGTCTGCTTTATCCTGCTGCTCATCATCGTGGTGATTCCCATTGTGATGATTATCTACAACGCCTTTTTCAACGAGGGAAAGCCGGAAATCGACATGTTCGTGGAACAGGTGACGGACGGCAAGAACCTGGAGGCTATGTGGAACACCCTGAAGATCGCTGTGTTCGCGACCATCCTGGGAACCATTATGGGTGTGTTCTATGCCTGGCTCCTTGGCCGAAGCGATATTCCGGCCAAGGGCCTGATGCGGGCGCTGTTCAACATTCCGTACATGTTCCCGCCGTTTTTGGGAGCCATGGCCTGGGACATGATGTTCAACGGCCGCTCCGGCTACATCAACAAATGGCTCAGGGACCTGTTCCATCTGAGCGGTATGCCCATCAACATCAACTCCGTCTGGGGTATCGTGTTTGTTGAAGTCAGTTACTATTTCCCCTTTGTGTTCATGCAGGTGGTATCTGCACTGGAACGCATGGATCCCACGCTGGAGGAATCCGCGCGCATTGCCGGCGCGAAGCAGCGCCAGGTGATCTGGAAGATCACCCTGCCGTTGGTGAAACCCGCTATTTCCGCCGGCGCATTGCTGATCCTGACCACCTCCCTGGCCCATTTTGGCGTACCTTCCATCCTGGGCTATGCCAAGGGCATATATACCCTGCCGACCCGGATTTACGCCGTGATCTACAACTCCGGCGGATCCTTTGACGGTATCCGCCAGGGCGCGGCGCTCTCTGTCATGCTGGTGGTGGTTGTAGCCATTGCCCTGATCCTGCAGAACAAGATCCTATCCTCGGGCAACTACGACATCATCAAGGGTAAATCCATGCGCCCCACGCTGATCAAGCTGCGTGGCGCGAAGGTTCCCCTGTTCCTGCTGGCAATCCTGACACTGATCCTGATCGTGATCGTGCCGCTGGTGATGATTGTGCTGGTTTCCTTCCTAAAAGCCTACGGTTTGCCGATTGCCTTCGAGAACTTTACGTTCGCGCAGTACGTCAAGGTGTTCACGGCCAACGGTACCATTGCCGCTATCCGGAACTCCCTGTTCGTTTCCATCACGGCCGGTATCATCTGTATGTTCCTGGGTACGCTGGTGGCCTATGTGGTGCAGAAGATCAGGCCCAAGGGAAAAGGTATCCTGGAGGTCACCTCCATGCTGCCCTACGCCATTCCCGGCACGGTGCTGTCCATCGGTGTGATCCTGGCCTGGAGCGGACGCATCGCAGGCATCAACCTGTACAACACTATCTGGATTATCCTGGTGGCTTACCTGGCACGGTATCTGAGCTTCAGCATGAAGACCTCATCGGCAGCCCTGCTGCAGGTGCACTCTTCCCTGGAAGAGGCGGCCCGCGTCTGCGGCGCCAGCCATACCGAGGGACTGGCGGATATTACCCTGCCCCTGATCCGCCCGGCCATGGTGAGCGGCTTCTTCCTGATTTTCCTGCCGGCCATGCGCGAGGTTACGACATCCATCCTGCTGTACGGCCCCTATACCCGCACGCTGGGCGTACAGATCTACTCCCTGCGCGACGCGGGCATGATTCCCCAGGCAGCTGCACTGGCAACGGTGGCGATTGGTATTATCATTATCCTGAATACCATCGTAACCAAGATTACCAAGGACAGGAAGGGGGTGTAA
- a CDS encoding ABC transporter ATP-binding protein, with protein sequence MANVKFDNITFRYGTNTVLENFSLEVESGTIVCLVGPSGCGKTTLVRALLGLNKPETGSITVGDRVLFDAKKRVNVPAEKRNIGIVFQDYAVWPHMTVLENVSYPLKKQRRPKDEIRQRAMKALEQVHMTEYANHLPNQLSGGQQQRVAIARALVIDSDLLVMDEPITNLDAKLREEMLLEIRMIQKRLNATILYITHDQQSALQLCDKMAIMEQDGTLCQYGTDEEIILRPANRFTFEFIGVSNFLPLEKEGDSLFLNCGEKIPYPLEVPEEAANGGYEIGVRPNDIVFDSQSPLKAKVDSRVFLGSEYNYFLSLGQKQIRVQQSMLDARTTGVANEGETVGIRFLNTRCYPAKKGGASA encoded by the coding sequence ATGGCAAACGTCAAATTTGACAATATCACTTTCCGCTACGGCACGAACACGGTACTGGAAAACTTTTCACTGGAAGTGGAAAGCGGAACAATCGTGTGCTTGGTAGGACCGTCCGGATGCGGTAAAACAACACTGGTGCGTGCCCTGTTGGGATTGAACAAACCGGAAACGGGCTCGATCACCGTGGGCGACCGGGTGCTGTTTGACGCGAAGAAACGCGTGAATGTGCCGGCGGAAAAACGAAATATCGGCATTGTGTTCCAGGACTACGCCGTGTGGCCCCACATGACGGTACTGGAAAACGTAAGCTATCCCCTGAAAAAGCAGCGCAGGCCCAAGGATGAAATCCGCCAGCGGGCCATGAAAGCATTGGAACAGGTGCATATGACGGAATACGCCAATCACTTGCCGAACCAGCTTTCAGGCGGACAGCAGCAACGCGTGGCAATCGCCCGTGCCCTTGTCATTGACAGTGACTTGCTGGTTATGGATGAACCCATTACCAACCTGGACGCCAAGCTGCGGGAAGAAATGCTGCTGGAAATCCGGATGATCCAGAAGAGGCTGAATGCTACGATCCTGTATATCACCCACGATCAACAGTCCGCGCTGCAGCTGTGCGACAAGATGGCGATTATGGAGCAGGACGGCACCCTCTGTCAGTACGGAACAGACGAGGAGATCATCTTGCGTCCGGCCAACCGTTTCACCTTTGAGTTCATCGGTGTTTCCAATTTCCTGCCCCTGGAGAAGGAGGGAGACAGCCTGTTCCTGAACTGTGGCGAAAAGATTCCCTATCCCCTGGAGGTACCTGAAGAGGCAGCGAACGGCGGATACGAAATCGGCGTACGGCCTAACGATATCGTCTTTGATTCTCAGTCACCGCTGAAGGCCAAAGTGGATTCCAGGGTGTTCCTGGGCAGTGAATATAACTACTTCCTTTCCCTGGGACAGAAACAGATCCGTGTGCAGCAGTCCATGCTGGACGCCCGGACAACGGGCGTGGCCAATGAAGGGGAAACCGTGGGAATCCGGTTCCTGAACACCCGCTGCTATCCCGCAAAGAAAGGAGGCGCATCCGCATGA